In Salarias fasciatus chromosome 13, fSalaFa1.1, whole genome shotgun sequence, the sequence CCACATCCAAGTTCGAAGTGACGCAACAGCTTCAGAGGTGCTGCAGAAAATAGTGTCCGTCAACACAGCGTGGAAACACTGGTTCCATCTTTAAGGTCCTGCTGCTTCACTCCATGCTGACTGAAGTCAACACATCATgacaacaaacaacagctccATCTTCTGCTGTGAACAGGCCaagctgctggctctgggggcttatcctgcagcgccccctgctggggaaACATGGCCAATGTATCTAATATGCTGGAAGAACCGTTCATGGAAATGTGAGATATCAAAGTAACGAGAAAAAGCAGAGGATGGATCTGCATAAAAACCAGATAAGTCTAATACTTCCAGTTGACATGATTACATCTAAAACAGTAATGAGTTCTGACTTCACACAATTATAATTTTCACACTGATGAAACATTTACGTCCaaaagatactttttttttttaaatttcagccaAATTAATCCAGTATGGTGTTTTTGCTGTTGAAGCTTTtttagtctgtttttttaaagcaatattTTCTCAGCTCGAAAATGTTTTTTCTGGTTATTGTTCAGACTCCACATCAGCTTTCACGCTGAGACTGAACCGCCTCCCTGATGACTTCTCTTTAAATTTTGCTTATGCACACAACATAGACAAGATACAGATAGCCTTGCAACAAACTggctgtgaaaaaagaaaaaaaggtgcaAGTTTgtgaaagcagaagaaaaaaaaatcccaaaatgttATAAAACATCCACTTAATGCcctaaaaacacaaaccagTCCCTTTGGAGAAATAAGACAAGctggtttattttttcattgtacATCAGAGGTGATCAGAGTATAAAGGTATTTGCTGaacaattttaaaataataGAACATTTATTACTTGAATATACTGTTTTAATTAAGTAGCTCTTCTGTTATTTATGTAGGAGTCCTCAGACCTTTATGTTAGGGTGGTGGGAATTTTATTTATTAGATTGTTTGACGTTATTAATGTAAAATGATGCTGGGTTcctgcttttgttgttttattgtttttttggtggGTGGGTGGAGCAGTTGTGCTGAGGGCCACCAAATGCCGTGCAGCACCCTGGGAGCAGGTGTTGAAGAGGTGAAGCACCTTTTCTGGCTCAGTCCCAACAAGGAGACGAGAGCAGGAGGGAAGACAGCTTCCTTTCTACTCGCTTCATCAAATACTGGTGAGTTTTAACAACAGATTGGAGTCAGAGTTCATCCACCTTCAGgtgaaagcagagcagcagagcctcTGTGAAGGAGCTCAGGTGTTTCAACAGGTGTTTGTCGACAGGGAGAAACTACCGCACTGCCATGATTCCTGAGGTTCATCAACAGAGAAGATCATCACAAATTAAAGTTTGAATGACGCACAAATAAGTCTGAGTTGATCACACTTAAGATAATCCTGCTGTCAAGCTCACAAATCGTGTTTTTACCGTTCAAACCAGTTTTGTGGTGCGCAGCCTCAATGAAAGCGAAAGTGAAAGCTGCGTCTGAAATGTGAACAACtccagaaaaacagaaggatCATTGATTTTGaataaacagcaacacaaaacaaaacatgtccacatcaccagtgaaaactttaaaatgtaaagtaTTTATAAAAGTTGTCTTTGTTGGCACTTGAGCCAAGAGTGTTGCCCAAAGGTCAGGTTTCCTTCCTTTAGGATCAGGGCTGACTGAGAACTACCAATCACCCTTTCTGaagatttcagaataaaagcactTGCTGATATTAGTTCTTCCTCATCCTGTGCTAGACTGTCTCTCATCCGTAGACCCAGTCAGAGTGTATTAATTCCTGTTAAAGTCGTCTTTCTTTAATTTCGATTTATATCACTAAACTAAGAGGTCAATATTATGTGTTTTCtatctcttcaaaaaaaaagtatatatatatatatatatatatatatatatatatatatatatatatatatatatatatatatatatatatatatgaaattGAGTGTGGTGATGAATTTTTCATGGCTGTTATTTGAAGATGGTTAACTTCACAGTGAACATTAGTTTTGAAACAAATCAGCCAGTTTGTACATAGATGAGAGACACACCGATGCAAAATCCCAGAAATCTTCCTAAATGCAGACTTTAACGAGTGAACTATCAAATGTTGTCTTTGGAAAAGcaggaaataaaaactacatgaAATTCTGTTAAAACGTGGTCAGTAACAGAACTAAATGAAAGCCTCCAGAGCACAAGGCTgtataataatttaaaatgatgaaagtGATGAATAATGCACTGACCTGTTGTTTAATTGTTTTCCACTCTGTGTTTGGTCCTCAGTGTGAAGACATGTCTGCTGCAGATCAGTTTCTGTGCTCCGTCTGCCTGGAAGTGTTCACCGACCCGGTCAGCACGCCGTGTGGACACAACTTCTGCAGCGAGTGCATCTCTGAGCTGTGGAGCGGGAAGGGCCGCTGTGACTGTCCCGTTTGCAGAAGAGTGTTCAGAACCAGGCCCGAGCTCAGCGTCAACGCCCTGCTCTCTCAGATGGCTGCTCAGTTCAGACATGAAGCTGGAGACAAacccagcggcggcggcagctcaGAGCAAAAACCAGCAAAAGTTCTCTGTGACCTCTGCACTGAAACCAAAGCAAAGGCTCTCAAGTCCTGCCTGGTGTGCCTGGTGTCCTACTGCCAGACTCATCTGGAGCCTCATCTGACAGTGCCAGGCCTGAGGAAACACCGGCTGATGGCGCCGGTGGAGAACCTGGAAGGCAGGATGTGTCTGAAGCACcagaaacctctggagctgttctGTCAGACGGAGCAGACGTGCGTCTGCGCTCTGTGCACCGTTGGCGAGCACAGCGCTCACACGTTTGTTCCTCTGAGTGAAGAATATCAACGGAAAAAGGCGGAGCTGAGGAAGACGGAGGCTGACGTGCAGCAGATGATCCAGGAGAGACGAGTGAAGATGAAGGAGATCAGACAGTGGCTGAAGACgagtaaagctgctgcagccagagagaAGGCGGAGGGCGTGGAGGTGTTCACTGCCctgaaggagtgtgtggagagaggcctggagcagctgatggagagggtggaggaggaagagaaagccagagagaaacaggctgaaggtCTCATCAGAGATCTGGAAGAGGAGATCAGTgatctgatgaagaggagctcagaggtggagcagctcttcctgtctggagaccacctccacctcctgcaaggcttctcctccctgaaagCTGCTCCGCCCACCAGGGACTGGACCGAGGTGGGCGTCCGCCCGTCGTCGTACGAGGGGACGGCGGTGAgggctgtggctcagctggaggaggctctCCGCGGCGAGATGAAGAAGCTGTCTGAGGCCgagctgaagaggaggcagCGGTCTGCGGTGGACGTGACGCTCGACGCCGACACGGCGCATCCATGCCTCATCCTGTCCGACGACGGGAAGCAAGTCGGCGATGGTGACGTGGAGAAGAAGCTTCCAGACAACCCAGAGAGATTTTCAGTTTATCTTTATGTGTTGGGAAAACAGAGTTTCTCTGCGGGGAAGTTTTACTTTGAGGTTCAGGTGAAAGGAAAGACTCAGTGGCGTTTAGGAGTGAGCAAAGAGTCCATCAGCAGGAAGAGAAGCATCATCCCGAGCCCTGCGAAAGGCCTCTGGATGATGGACTTGATGAACGGAAATGAGTACAGAGTTCATGAGAACCGTGGTgtcctcagcctctctctgaGTTCTGCTCCTGAGAAGGTGGGGGTGTTTGTGGATTATGAGGAGGGTCTGCTCTCTTTTTATGATGTCgatgctgcagctctgatctaCTCCTTCACcggctgctgcttcactgagaAACTCCGCCCATTCTTCAGTCCCTGCTTTAATGACGGTGGTaaaaactctgctcctctgatcatCTGTCCTGTCAGTCAAACTGTCTGATCTGTGTTTATCATTGAACATCACCGACAGCAAataaactggagagaaagtcACAGATTAACTCTGAGCCGAGCTGAACTGTTCTATGATTTGACTGAGCAGCTGATCGTACCTTGCTGTGAATCAGATTTATTGCAGAGCTCCGTCTTGATTGAGAACTCTGTCaggatatttttctttaaaggagAAATTTAATGTAGAGATGTGAGAATGGAATGTGACAGTCTAATTGAAGAGGCTGTCTTTGAGGATCCAAACAGAGGAAACTGTGCAATCTACATCCTGATCGGAGTATCATTTGTGAGGATTCTGTCTGtaaaaaaatgctgaatgttGTAAATCTAGACTTCAGTTTATGAATAAAAACTCCCTTGGATCACCTGGACTCTTCTGAGTTTTTCCTCCACAgaaaagagaacaacacacaactTTGCAACTGTGTGGTGGAATAATGAGAGCTGAGGGAAGTTCTTCTGTCTCATCTAACTGTCTGACTACACTCAGAATCAGAAGTTTAATTGTcactgtttggaaaaaaaaagcaatgtaaTTGTAAGTCTGTGCATGTGCCACATTGGAAATATATAAAAGAAGGTAGAAGGTTTAAAACAGAACaagaaaatgcttaaaaaacaGTCATATAAAAACCACTCATACAACAGTCAGTTGTTACATTTCTCATTTCAGTGTAATGAACTGTTCAGTCTGATCGTGGCTCTGGGATGGAAGCTGCTTCTGAGTTAGTTTGACCTGGCCTTGAGGGTCCGGTACCGTCGGCCTGAGCGGAGCAGAACAGGAGCGACCAGGGCGGGATCTGTCTGAGGATGAGCTGTGCCCTCCTGAGGCAGCGATCGTGAAGTTCCTctggtggaaaagaaaaataaatgtggcCCGAGGAGAATAATATCTGCACATATGCAGGCACATACAAATAACCAACTTGTGCTTTTTAGCCAATTTGTGTTTCGGTGTTAAAGCTGATTTCTGGAGACTTAATGACATTTTGCAATCAGTTACATGTATGAAACCTGCACAATCAGCACCTGATAGCATAACAAGTGTTgtcaaaatgcaaaactttatAAACAATACAGGGTTTACAATGTCATGAAACCATAAAAAAAGACCATACAGACGATCTCTAAGTAAAAGTAAACACATGCTTTTTCTCATGTTAATCTTGTTTTATGAAAACACGATTGGTGCTTTGCTTGCAGATCAAATTCTCTGATCAAATCCTCCACAGACTGTCAGCTTATTAAACAAGTTTTTGTGTATCTGGCTCTCAGATAAATATTCCCAAACCAGCTCTACTAACTTTGCAAAGCATTCAGGAAGAAACTCCTGCAAAAGTTATGCAGGGAAAGAGAGCAGAAGTAGCAATTGGAGTACAAGACATTACTTCTGCTTATTTGATCATACAAAACCATGGTCTCAgggttaaagaaagaaaaagctacTAAAAATCTCAACTACACTGAATTATTTGTTGCATGTTATACTAATTATTATTGTAGGGCTGGTATCTATGGGGATAGTGAGAATTTCCCTGGTTGGAGTCCAGTTAGAGCCTTTCTGTGTAGAGATTGCATGTTTGCATGTCTCTCTGTATTTGCATCATGATAGACAGGTGAAGTGTCttaaatgatgcaaaaaaaaaaaaaaaaaagacagccaGACAGATACCCAGACAGTACTTATAACAGTTCATGAAGTCCTGCCAATCCCCCTTGTGCTCGTCCTTCGTCTTCACCCTTTCAACTGAGTCACTCGTGGCTGCAGCATGTCCTGAGGCATCTCCTGGACTTTGCGTTCCTACAGTGTCACCTCCGCTACTCTGGTCCTCCTGAGAAGAACACAAACCAGAGGCAGTGTCACTTACTTCCAGGGatgacaagaaaagaaaacactgcatgCAAAACTACCCAATCCAATAGCACTTCTGATAAAGCCATCCCCAGAACAAGCGAAAAACACAAATGATGCAAACATGCAGCATAAAGGTATTAGAACAATTGACTAAAACAGTCTACTTTCTGTTACTGCTCAATGATTGAAAACTGGTTGTCCTTTAAAGGCATGATTTGgcatgacttttgttttttgtttttttctccagtgtctacatttaattttattcatcattttctAGTTTCTAAttctctcctcttttccctggtcctcgtgggctggtgtcctgcatgtttaaatctctcccagttgcagcacacctgattgtAATGAGggctccttactgggctttttgACAAGCTTAATGAAGACATCAACATCAGATTGATGTGTACtggagcagagaaagagagttaaaacatgcaggactgtggCCAACAAGGACCGGGGTTGAGTAGTTCCGCATtagatgtttctctgcttcagcagcacaCCTGAATCCCATATTTATGTCATCCTGAAAGCCCAATAACCCTCATGGTAATCAGCTGGGTTGCAACTGAgagagacctaaaacatgcaggacgccGAGTTGTAACTCCCAGtcagtttttcctgttttcaaagCTATTTGCTGTTCTCTCTggctccccctgcaggcagacCCACATCATTACATACACTGATTTGTCACACAGCAGTCTGGACTGCAACAGGACGCTTTAATTCACGacatgtaaaaacaacaacaacacagagactGAAACAGGATTAATAAATGAATTCTCAATGAAAAACTGCATTAGTTTTATAAAGGGAGTcccacaaaaaggaaaaaaaattctggtggtAAGTGAAAGAATGGCATACATTTTCTTAATCTGTAAATGTTTCcttcttgtttgtttatttatttatttatttatttatttatttatttatttatttgcagatTGCAGATGAACATGCTTTTATGAAAGTTTTGGACTCTTTACAGTCTTCTGCTCACGGATTCTGAGGAGCTGAACTATGCCAAGATTGTGATAGGCTAGATcgaaaaatgtcacattttgcaTTTCACTGCAAGCAAATCAACGTTGGCATACCGTCCAGGtcctttttttgttgaaattgtcTATGCATTTTTTAAGAGTGTGTTCCACTGACAGTCCAAATACACGATGATCTATATTTGtgtgaatggaaaagtccaaaTATCTCCTGGGACTGTAAGAAAACTCCTGCTCACTAGAtattgtcccttttttttttcgttttcaatGATTTGTAAATTCCAGAGTGAAAATCTCAGTAAATCTACAATTTATGACCCACTCCGATTAGACACCACACAAAAGCTGTCAGGATCATGTGCATATAACTCAATGGAATTATGTGGAAAGGTTGGCGATGGTAAAATAATAGATATAATTCAACATGTGGGATTTGAGCTTTTGTAAGATGACAAAATGAGCATGACGGTAATGTGTACATCAGAAAGCAATCAAGTAAAGCTTGGGCAAGAAatgctgttctgttctgttctgttctttcTTAACTTGAAGGCGAATATTT encodes:
- the LOC115398876 gene encoding E3 ubiquitin-protein ligase TRIM21-like, producing the protein MSAADQFLCSVCLEVFTDPVSTPCGHNFCSECISELWSGKGRCDCPVCRRVFRTRPELSVNALLSQMAAQFRHEAGDKPSGGGSSEQKPAKVLCDLCTETKAKALKSCLVCLVSYCQTHLEPHLTVPGLRKHRLMAPVENLEGRMCLKHQKPLELFCQTEQTCVCALCTVGEHSAHTFVPLSEEYQRKKAELRKTEADVQQMIQERRVKMKEIRQWLKTSKAAAAREKAEGVEVFTALKECVERGLEQLMERVEEEEKAREKQAEGLIRDLEEEISDLMKRSSEVEQLFLSGDHLHLLQGFSSLKAAPPTRDWTEVGVRPSSYEGTAVRAVAQLEEALRGEMKKLSEAELKRRQRSAVDVTLDADTAHPCLILSDDGKQVGDGDVEKKLPDNPERFSVYLYVLGKQSFSAGKFYFEVQVKGKTQWRLGVSKESISRKRSIIPSPAKGLWMMDLMNGNEYRVHENRGVLSLSLSSAPEKVGVFVDYEEGLLSFYDVDAAALIYSFTGCCFTEKLRPFFSPCFNDGGKNSAPLIICPVSQTV